A part of Cannabis sativa cultivar Pink pepper isolate KNU-18-1 chromosome 6, ASM2916894v1, whole genome shotgun sequence genomic DNA contains:
- the LOC115695666 gene encoding probable plastid-lipid-associated protein 4, chloroplastic isoform X2 — protein MAFLSSYSPLSLPTLHSSSSSSAPRLLLTSSPTLTPLNHYFPTSQPLTAIHTPLTTTSDPHKWRTNVSFFSSLLPKKGKDATELKEELLEAIAPLDRGAEATPEDQERIDQIARKLEAANPTKEPLKSDLLDGKWELIYTTSRSILQTGRPKFLRSIANYQAINVETLRAQNMESWPFFNQVTADLTPLNSRKVAVKFDYFKIGGLIPVKAPDRARGELEITYLDEELRCL, from the exons atgGCTTTCTTATCTTCATACTCTCCACTATCCCTTCCCACCCTCCATtcttcctcatcttcttcagctcCGAGACTACTCCTCACTTCTTCTCCGACATTAACGCCATTAAATCACTACTTCCCAACCTCCCAACCCCTCACCGCCATCCACACGCCGTTAACTACTACTTCTGATCCCCACAAGTGGAGAACCAATGTCTCATTCTTTTCTTCACTCTTGCCCAAAAAAGGCAAAGACGCTACAGAGCTCAAGGAAGAGCTTCTCGAGGCCATTGCCCCTCTTGATCGTGGCGCAGAGGCCACCCCAGAAGACCAGGAGAGAATTGATCag ATTGCCCGCAAACTTGAAGCAGCTAATCCAACAAAAGAGCCACTTAAATCTGATTTATTGGACGGAAAATGGGAACTCATATACACTACGTCAAGATCGATTTTGCAAACCGGG AGACCTAAATTTTTAAGATCAATTGCAAATTACCAAGCTATCAATGTGGAGACACTTAGGGCGCAAAATATGGAATCCTGGCCTTTCTTTAATCAG GTAACGGCAGATTTAACACCTTTAAACTCAAGAAAGGTGGCAGTAAAGTTTGATTACTTCAAAATTGGAGGTCTT ATTCCAGTTAAAGCTCCTGATAGAGCCCGTGGAGAATTAGAAATAACATACTTGGATGAAGAGTTACG ATGCCTTTGA
- the LOC115695666 gene encoding probable plastid-lipid-associated protein 4, chloroplastic isoform X1: MAFLSSYSPLSLPTLHSSSSSSAPRLLLTSSPTLTPLNHYFPTSQPLTAIHTPLTTTSDPHKWRTNVSFFSSLLPKKGKDATELKEELLEAIAPLDRGAEATPEDQERIDQIARKLEAANPTKEPLKSDLLDGKWELIYTTSRSILQTGRPKFLRSIANYQAINVETLRAQNMESWPFFNQVTADLTPLNSRKVAVKFDYFKIGGLIPVKAPDRARGELEITYLDEELRVSRGDKGNLFILKMIDPSYRVPV; the protein is encoded by the exons atgGCTTTCTTATCTTCATACTCTCCACTATCCCTTCCCACCCTCCATtcttcctcatcttcttcagctcCGAGACTACTCCTCACTTCTTCTCCGACATTAACGCCATTAAATCACTACTTCCCAACCTCCCAACCCCTCACCGCCATCCACACGCCGTTAACTACTACTTCTGATCCCCACAAGTGGAGAACCAATGTCTCATTCTTTTCTTCACTCTTGCCCAAAAAAGGCAAAGACGCTACAGAGCTCAAGGAAGAGCTTCTCGAGGCCATTGCCCCTCTTGATCGTGGCGCAGAGGCCACCCCAGAAGACCAGGAGAGAATTGATCag ATTGCCCGCAAACTTGAAGCAGCTAATCCAACAAAAGAGCCACTTAAATCTGATTTATTGGACGGAAAATGGGAACTCATATACACTACGTCAAGATCGATTTTGCAAACCGGG AGACCTAAATTTTTAAGATCAATTGCAAATTACCAAGCTATCAATGTGGAGACACTTAGGGCGCAAAATATGGAATCCTGGCCTTTCTTTAATCAG GTAACGGCAGATTTAACACCTTTAAACTCAAGAAAGGTGGCAGTAAAGTTTGATTACTTCAAAATTGGAGGTCTT ATTCCAGTTAAAGCTCCTGATAGAGCCCGTGGAGAATTAGAAATAACATACTTGGATGAAGAGTTACG TGTGTCTAGAGGTGATAAGGGAAACTTGTTCATCTTGAAAATGATTGACCCGTCATACCGGGTTCCTGTCTGA